The window AATGCTCCACATACCGAGCCAGAGCCAAGTCAATGTGGTCGCTGGACTGGCACGATTCTACGATGTCAAGGGAAATCGCGCCATTCCCGTCGAAGGCGACCTGCGGAAGCACACCCCAATAAACAGCGGAATCAGAAGTCTTTGCCGTGGGGACATCCGCAAGTTCGGCACGACTGAGGCGCACCATGTTGCCGTCAGCATCCAGCAGGCAGGGATTTTTTACATTCGGGAGCCGGACCGCGAAAGGCATATCTTCGAACACTTCATCCGACGAGGCCAAATCCACAAAACCCTCGGGAAGCACGAGCGCGACAGCGCCCTTGAATTCCGCATCCAGCGCACGGTCGACATTCGTGGATTTTTCCTCAACGTTCCAGGAAACAGCTACCGTACGCACGGCACCGTCCACAGGGTGCACCGAAACGGATTCGTAATCGCCCACGGGCAGGCTGTCAAGCGACATCACGCCCGACGCGCACTCAATCGAGGTCGCCACATGCCTGTAGTCCACCGTATCTACATACAAAGTATCGCCTACGGTATCGGCGCTGGCCTTGAACACCACGACAGTATCGCCCGCGACAACATCCAGATTTTCGGTAGAAACAAGAATCCGCGCAAGCCCCTTGTTGCCCGTATTCGTCTCGATAAGGATTCCTGCGGAATCCGTAGAAGACGTATTGCTGCAGCCCGCAAAGAAGGCGAGCACGCACACCGCGGCAAAAGCGAACGCAAGACGCTCCGCACCAAAGATATTCCTAAAGCATCCCATAAACACTTCCCTCCCTACGCCTCGCCCGCACCGGACGGTTTATTATTTTCGCGAATGTTGCTGAACACGTGCAGGTTCACATGTTCCACGACGGTCGGCATCTCGTTATCGGCCATCACGATCTGGCGCACCTGCGCCTTGAACTTTTCGGCAGCCTTCTCGACCTTCGCCTGCGCGGATTTCGACACCGCAAACGTGAACGTGGTCATATCGCGGGATTCGCTCCCTTCGGATTCCAGTGCCTGCTTCGAGAGTTCCAGGCACTGCTTCTGGAACTGGAGCACCATCTGGCTCTTGCTCTGCTGCACCGTGGCAAGGCTATCCTTCGTCGGCTTCCAGAACCCGCGTTCGTCCTTGCGCACGAGCGACATCTTCTGCATAAGTTCAAGGCTTGCCTTCAAGCGCTTCTCGGACACGGGCGGGAAAATCTTCGCCGCAAGTTCCGACACGTCGTCGCCCACATCCATCACCTCGAGAATCGCGTAAACCGTGCTGTTGTACCAGTTGCCAAAGAACTCGTAGCTGTCCGGGTCCACAATCGCCTGCGGGTTCTTGTTCAGGCGCATCATGGCATCGAACGCCGCTTCGCGCACCTGGGCTGTCTTCCCCTGGTCAAAATCGACCATCGCCTCGAAATACCTCGCCTCGTTCCCCTTGAGCCCGATAACATTTATAAAGCGCTCGCGCATGTTGTCGGTCACGCGCTTGCCCTGCACCACGTCGTTGAAATAGCTGCGGGTATTCGGGAGCCCCAGCAAGCTGCAGAACTCGGTACGCGAAAACGAAGGCTCCGCCGCCTGACGGCGCTCCTGGTATTCGGCCAGGAACTTGCGGAACTTGGTAAACTCGAAAATGTTTACGAAGGTATTCATGATATTAAATATACATAAAAATGTAGTACATGGTATAGTAATTATTAACTTTTTGTACATCCGCACTCTTCGCTCGACATTCGATGAAAGCCGTTGACTTTTAGAAAAGGCCTCAAAACGGCGAAAACGGAACTTTTTTCAGCAATTTTTCCAAAAATGTAGACATTTTACAACAACAAACAACTAACAATCTTTGTAAATTAAGGTAAATTATTGAGAAAATGTAGACTTTTAATAAAAATTTAGATTATATTAAAAATCGGTACGATAAGTACCTGTTTGGTATAACTTCGACCCTTTTGGGGAGGAAAATATGGTGTATTGTGGAAAGAAAACGCCGCTTGCGGCGTGTGTAGCGTTGTCCTTTGGACTCGCCATCCCGTCTTTCGCGGCCCCGCGTCAGATGGAAAAACTGAGCCGCGGTCTCGTGGCTTCTAACGTCGGAAAAGGCATGCTGGTCAGCTGGCGCCTGCTCGGGAGCGACGCCCCGAATACCGAGTTCAACCTCTACCGCGACGGGACAAAAATTGCGACCATCGCAGGGAACGGCGCGACAAACTACCTCGACGCTTCGGGTAAGGCGACCTCCAAGTATACGGTCGCCGCAGTCGTGGACGGCAAGGAAGGCGCGCAGGCCGGGCTCTCGTTCGTGTTCGACAAGTCGGCCAATTCCGACGGCAAGAACATCCCGTATGCAACTCTCAAGCTTGACCGCCCGGGCGACCTCAAGATGCCCGACGGTTCCAGCTGCAGCTACACCTCAAACGACATGAGCGTGGGCGACCTGGACGGCGACGGTGAACTCGAGCTTGTCGTAAAGTGGGATCCGAGCAACCAGAAGGACAACTCGCAGAGCGGCTACACGGGCAACGTGTACATCGACGGCTACAAGATGAACGGCAAAAAGCTGTGGCGCATCGACCTGGGCCGAAACATCCGCGCGGGCGCTCACTACACGCAGTTCATGGTCTACGACCTGGACGGCGACGGCATCGCCGAAGTCGCCATGAAGACAAGCGACGGCACGGTCGACGGTACGGGCAAGGTCATCGGCGACAAGAGCAAGGATTACCGCACAAAGACCGGTACCATCATGAGCGGGAACGAGTTCCTGACCGTGTTCAACGGCAAGACGGGTGCAGCCATCACGACCATCGACTACGTGCCGGGCCGTAATATCACCAAGAACTGGGGCGACAACTACGGCAACCGCAGCGAACGCATGCTCGCGGCCATCGCCTACCTCGACGGTGTACACCCGAGCCTCGTGATGATGCGCGGCTACTACACCTACGCCTACGCGGTCGCCTACGACTTCGACGGCAAGCAGCTCAAGCAGCGCTGGTACCACAAGTCCGAAACGAGGGGCCAGGGCATCTTTGGCGAAGGCAACCACAACGTTTCCGTGGGCGACATCAACGGCGACGGCAAAGACGAAATCGTGTTCGGTTCCGCGGCGCTCAAGTCCGACGGCACGCTCCTTTACCGCACAGGGCTCGGACACGGCGACGCACTCCACCTCTCTGACATGGACCCCGACCGCCCGGGCCTTGAATCGTGGGACGTTCACGAAGAAAAGTCCGCCACCTACACCGACGACTTCCGCGGCCCCGACGGTAAGATTATCTGGGGCACCAAGCAGCCGAACCCGGGCGTAGACAACGGCCGAGGCCTCGCCGCAGACATTGACGCGGACCATCGCGGATTCGAAATGTGGAGCAGCGCGGGCGACGGCGTGAAGAACGTGAAGGGCCAGAAGATTTCGGGCAGCAAGCCCTCGGTAAACTTCCGCATCTATTTCGACGGAGACCTGCAAGACGAACTGCTTGACGGCGCAATAGACAAGTGGAGCACCAAGGACAAGAAGGCGAACCGCTACTTTACCTACGGCAACGTGAACAAGTCCACTACGAACAACGGAACAAAGAAGAACCCGAGCCTCGTGGCCGATTTATTCGGCGACTGGCGCGAAGAACTTATCCTGCGTTCGGGCAGCGACGCCTCCATGATTACGATTTTCGGCACTCCGGTCACGACGGATTACCGCGTGTACACCCTGATGCACGACCCGCATTACCGCGTGAGCATTGCCTGGCAGAACGTGGCCTACAACCAGCCGCCGCACCTGGGCTACTACCTGCCCGACGCGGTAAAGAACCTGAAGCAGCCTTCCATTTATCTCGCAGGTGACGGTACTACCCCCGTCGTTATTGACCCGGTGATTACGGACCCGGTGATTGTCGACCCACCCGACACGTCGGCGACCCCGGTGGATACGCTCAATAACAACAACGGCACGACCGTCCTTGCGACAGGCGTGCAGAAACTTGCCCGTGGCGGATATGCCGAAATCGAGATTTACAACATGAGCGGCCGCATCGTAGGGACCATCGCGAAGTTTGTCGCCGCGGGCGAGCCCGCCGTGGACCTCTCGCAGGAACCGCTCCCGAAGGGGAGTTATCTCGTGCGCGTAAAAATCGACGGCAAGTACATCTCCAAGGGAATCTTTAAGAAATAGAACCCCCATAAGCTCCCCGTCTAGCGCCCTTTCTCGGAAGGGCGTTAGGCGGCTTTTAACATTAACGGATTTTACAAAAAGGGATTGGTTTAAAATGAACGGATTTTATTCAATGATTTGGCAAAGCCTCGTGGCAATTTCCATGGTCATTGCCCCGGCAGCCGTATGGGCGAAAGTAACCATCTACATGTGCGGCGATTCCACCATGCAGGACTGGAACGCAGGCTATTATCCCAAACAGGGCATCGGCCAGAATTTCGGATACTTCTTCGATTCCGGGCTCGCGACCGTCAAAAACCACGGTGCGGGCGGTACCGCCGCAGAAACTTATTACAACGGCGGGAAATGGGCCCCGGTCAAGAATGCCCTCCAGAAGGGCGACTATGTATTCATCAAGTTCGGAATCAACGACCGCAACTACAGTTCCGAAGCCGGTTACCGCACCTACATGACCAAGATGATCAACGAGGCGAAGGCCAAGGGAGCCTACCCCATCATCGTGAATCCGGTACGCCGCAGCGATTTCCGCGGAACAAAGCAGGATTCAATTTACGAATCCTACCACAACTACCCGATTATCGCACGCGAACTTTCGAAAACGCTCAACACGCCCATCATCGACATGGACACACTGAGCCGCAACTACCTGCTTTCCGTAGGCCAGTTCTACGCTCACCATTACCTGAACGTGGTGCTCGACAAGGGCGAATACAGCAACTACGCGAACGGGAACAATGACAACCTTCATTTCCAGCAGAATGGAGCCATCGCTTTCGGACGTATCATTACCGAGCAGCTGCGCGTTCACCCGGACGCTCAGGTGAAAAAACTCGCCGACTACTTGGCGCCCATGTACAAAGTAGACGTGAAAGTCAGCCCCGCAGGTTCTGACCAGGCAACGACAATCAGCTCCTATTATCCCAAGGGCATGACGGTGACGCTCAAGACCACCCCGAAATCCGGCAAGAAATTTCTTGGCTGGTATGACGGCAACGGCAAAAAGGTAAGCGGAAACGCAAACGCCTCGGTAAAATCAGACAAGATATACACCTTCGTCATGGGTTCCGCCAGCACGCAATACACCGCTGTTTACGAAGGCGGCACCGCAGAAAAATACACCGGCGACGGCAAGGCTTTGACAAGTTTCCCGACAGGGACGCCGAAAAAGCTTTCCGATGTAGCATACTCCGTAGAGACTACCGCGAAAGACACCGTCCAGGAAGAAGAAAAGCATATAAGCCTAGACATCAAGAACTTTATCGACGCCGCCAATCCCGATACGGGAAACGGCGCCACCGAGGCAAACCACGAAGGCTATACAGGCAACGGTTTCTTCAATTTCGAAAACGCGCTGAATTCTACCGCCGAATACAAGATGAAGTTTCCCTCTGCAGGCTACGTGACTATGGGAATCCGCTATTCCTTTGCCGGCACCGAAGAGCGCTCGCTGAACGTGTACCTCGACCACGATTATATCGTGAAGTTCAAGCCCACGGCAGATTGGGACACCTGGGATACCGCCTACGTGGATCTGGACCTCATCAACGGCGAAGGAATCCTCAAGTTCATTTCCATGACCGAAAACGGAGGGCCGAACATAGATGCTTTTGGATTCAGCGTTGACGGCGTGGAACGAATCGTCCCCGAAGTCGAGACAACGTCCCTGAAAGGCGACATTCTTTCTGTCTCGAAAAACAAAAACACGAGGATAGATGTTTTCGACATGTCGGGCCGTCTGGTCGCCCGCAAGCTCTCCGGCAGCGACAACATAGACCTGTCCGACATCGTCCAGGCAAGCGGAATCTACCGCATCATCGTCCGCAACGGGAAACACAAATTTAGCGCCACCTGGGCCAACATAAAATAAGGAGTCTGCATGAAGAGTCTTTTCAAATACGCCATCGTGGCCGGCCTGTTTACAAGCCTTGCCGTGAGCGACACCACATCCTTCACCATCCATGTCATCGGCGATTCTACGGTCTGCAACTACAAGGATTCCGCATACCCGCAAAAAGGTTGGGGCCAGGTGCTGAACAACTTCTTCGACGCCTCCCGCGTGAAAGTAAACAATGTGGCTATTGGCGGGCGCAGTTCCAAGAGTTTCATCGTTGACGGGCGTCTAAAAAGCCTCGAGCCAAACATCCAGAAAGGGGATTTCGTATTCGTGCAGTTCGGGCATAACGACCGCACCGCAAACAAGCCGGAACGCTACGTTCCCCAGGATTCCTTCCCGTATTACATGAAGCAGTACATCACGACGGCGCAAAAGCGCGGGGCAACCCCGGTGTTGGTTTCAACCGTCACCATGAGCGGTTCGCGCAACGTATTTTCTACCGGAAGCAACAACTACGATTCCCGCGGCATGATGCTAAAGCTTGCGAAGGATTACAAGATTCCCTTCGTAGACCTGAACATGAAATCCTACAATACCTATAACAATACATACAAAGGAATGATGGATTCGTATGTCAAGAAATTCCTTTATATGCAACTGGATGCAGGACTTTACCCCAACTACCCCAACGGCAGTAACGACGGGAATACGCACTTCCAAGAAATGGGCTCCATGGGCCACGGCACCATGATTGCAGAAGAACTGGAAAGGGGCGTAAACGACACCTTCCTTTCGCCCGAATCAAAGGCAGAACTCACAAAGCTCGTTTCGGCGTTACGCCCCCGCTACAAGGTGACCGTAAAGGCGAACATCGCGACAAAGGGCGCTATCACGCAGAATCAGAGTTTCCCGGGAGGTTCCCCCATGACCCTTCGGGTGGCACCCGCAAGCGGCGAGACCTTTGAATACTGGGCAGACGAAAACTGCAAGAAGATTTCGTCCAACAAGCTCTACTACGGTTTCAAGACGCCTAATCACAACACGACCTACACCGCCATGTTCAAGGGCGGCTCCGCCTGTGTCGCCAATTCAGCCACAGAAAACGAAAGTTCCAGTTCTGTAGCGCCCGAATCTTCCAGTTCCGAAATTCCGCAATTCAGTTCTGCCGTCGTAGAATGTTCCAACCTCAAGGGAATCAAGGCTTGGCCTTCACCCATCGACATGGCAAACCCGGACAAGGGAGACGGCACCACCGACACGAACCACGAAGGCTACGTAGGCAAGGGATTCTTCAACCTTACCAACGACATTTCCAGCACAGCTACGTACAAGCTCACTTCCGACAGGTCAGCCACCAACGCACGGGTTATGGTGCGCTACGCTTTTGACGGGACCGAAAACCGCGACATGAAAATCAAGATCGATGCCGTCACCTACGATATAAAGCTCCCGCCTACCGGTGGCTGGGATATCTGGGACACCGCCTACGTGGAAGACGTTTGGCTAGACGCCGTAGATTTTGACATGGTCCTCTATTCCACAACAAATAACGGAGGCCCCAACGTTGACATGGTGTCCTTTACCAACGAGGCCGTACACCGGGTCGGTTGTCCCGTCGCCGAAGTACTCAGGGACTCTAGCGGCACGCAGGACCCCGAAAAGGGCACCACCATCGCCGCCACCATGCAAAAGAACCAAATGGTTTTCAACCCCCGAGATTTCACTTTCCGTTCCGCAGGCGGTTTGGCACGCATACAAATCATGAATGCACTCGGCAAGACGGTTCTCGACGAGACCCGCATGGTTTCAGCCGGCAACAAAGCAATCCTGCAAGGAGGCGCTCAGCTTTCGGCCGGTCGCTACTACTTGCGCATAGAACTTGACGGGAAAAACGCCATTTTTGCGCATTTTGCGGTATCGGGGGAATGAATTTACAAAAAAAATTAAAATTTTTCTTGCTTTTCTAAAAATTTTATAGTACATTTTGTAGTACAAGCACGAACGCGTGTAAAAGGGATGTTATTATGGATTACAAAACTGAAATCAAGGGCTACGACACCCTTGTCAAAACAGCCACGATGGTGACTGTCGCAGCGCTTCTGGCCGCATTCTCCATGGCCGAAGCCGCCGAAAACTACAAGTTTGACTTTGGCGAGGGCCCGGTTGCCGCGGGCTACACGCAGGTCAAGGCC of the Fibrobacter sp. UWB15 genome contains:
- a CDS encoding LamG-like jellyroll fold domain-containing protein, which encodes MGCFRNIFGAERLAFAFAAVCVLAFFAGCSNTSSTDSAGILIETNTGNKGLARILVSTENLDVVAGDTVVVFKASADTVGDTLYVDTVDYRHVATSIECASGVMSLDSLPVGDYESVSVHPVDGAVRTVAVSWNVEEKSTNVDRALDAEFKGAVALVLPEGFVDLASSDEVFEDMPFAVRLPNVKNPCLLDADGNMVRLSRAELADVPTAKTSDSAVYWGVLPQVAFDGNGAISLDIVESCQSSDHIDLALARYVEHFDSIVPSEAALATGNELVSVLGNSRWVDSTDNWFYIPDFKPFSEDGYYMGLSIWFNIDSMQVGEYAQIISAKKDSVGFTLQKRGTSGAVNLRLDTRTGVYNTVVGRANGVLDGTWHNYSFKIHGDSVTTFIDGALLESRQFDSGEGFAAAFNPSIGYGGLRGGIDEVFFFDGTQSNNWMRLFYALQYAVIKE
- a CDS encoding TIGR02147 family protein — encoded protein: MNTFVNIFEFTKFRKFLAEYQERRQAAEPSFSRTEFCSLLGLPNTRSYFNDVVQGKRVTDNMRERFINVIGLKGNEARYFEAMVDFDQGKTAQVREAAFDAMMRLNKNPQAIVDPDSYEFFGNWYNSTVYAILEVMDVGDDVSELAAKIFPPVSEKRLKASLELMQKMSLVRKDERGFWKPTKDSLATVQQSKSQMVLQFQKQCLELSKQALESEGSESRDMTTFTFAVSKSAQAKVEKAAEKFKAQVRQIVMADNEMPTVVEHVNLHVFSNIRENNKPSGAGEA
- a CDS encoding T9SS type A sorting domain-containing protein, giving the protein MVYCGKKTPLAACVALSFGLAIPSFAAPRQMEKLSRGLVASNVGKGMLVSWRLLGSDAPNTEFNLYRDGTKIATIAGNGATNYLDASGKATSKYTVAAVVDGKEGAQAGLSFVFDKSANSDGKNIPYATLKLDRPGDLKMPDGSSCSYTSNDMSVGDLDGDGELELVVKWDPSNQKDNSQSGYTGNVYIDGYKMNGKKLWRIDLGRNIRAGAHYTQFMVYDLDGDGIAEVAMKTSDGTVDGTGKVIGDKSKDYRTKTGTIMSGNEFLTVFNGKTGAAITTIDYVPGRNITKNWGDNYGNRSERMLAAIAYLDGVHPSLVMMRGYYTYAYAVAYDFDGKQLKQRWYHKSETRGQGIFGEGNHNVSVGDINGDGKDEIVFGSAALKSDGTLLYRTGLGHGDALHLSDMDPDRPGLESWDVHEEKSATYTDDFRGPDGKIIWGTKQPNPGVDNGRGLAADIDADHRGFEMWSSAGDGVKNVKGQKISGSKPSVNFRIYFDGDLQDELLDGAIDKWSTKDKKANRYFTYGNVNKSTTNNGTKKNPSLVADLFGDWREELILRSGSDASMITIFGTPVTTDYRVYTLMHDPHYRVSIAWQNVAYNQPPHLGYYLPDAVKNLKQPSIYLAGDGTTPVVIDPVITDPVIVDPPDTSATPVDTLNNNNGTTVLATGVQKLARGGYAEIEIYNMSGRIVGTIAKFVAAGEPAVDLSQEPLPKGSYLVRVKIDGKYISKGIFKK
- a CDS encoding GDSL-type esterase/lipase family protein is translated as MIWQSLVAISMVIAPAAVWAKVTIYMCGDSTMQDWNAGYYPKQGIGQNFGYFFDSGLATVKNHGAGGTAAETYYNGGKWAPVKNALQKGDYVFIKFGINDRNYSSEAGYRTYMTKMINEAKAKGAYPIIVNPVRRSDFRGTKQDSIYESYHNYPIIARELSKTLNTPIIDMDTLSRNYLLSVGQFYAHHYLNVVLDKGEYSNYANGNNDNLHFQQNGAIAFGRIITEQLRVHPDAQVKKLADYLAPMYKVDVKVSPAGSDQATTISSYYPKGMTVTLKTTPKSGKKFLGWYDGNGKKVSGNANASVKSDKIYTFVMGSASTQYTAVYEGGTAEKYTGDGKALTSFPTGTPKKLSDVAYSVETTAKDTVQEEEKHISLDIKNFIDAANPDTGNGATEANHEGYTGNGFFNFENALNSTAEYKMKFPSAGYVTMGIRYSFAGTEERSLNVYLDHDYIVKFKPTADWDTWDTAYVDLDLINGEGILKFISMTENGGPNIDAFGFSVDGVERIVPEVETTSLKGDILSVSKNKNTRIDVFDMSGRLVARKLSGSDNIDLSDIVQASGIYRIIVRNGKHKFSATWANIK
- a CDS encoding GDSL-type esterase/lipase family protein, whose translation is MKSLFKYAIVAGLFTSLAVSDTTSFTIHVIGDSTVCNYKDSAYPQKGWGQVLNNFFDASRVKVNNVAIGGRSSKSFIVDGRLKSLEPNIQKGDFVFVQFGHNDRTANKPERYVPQDSFPYYMKQYITTAQKRGATPVLVSTVTMSGSRNVFSTGSNNYDSRGMMLKLAKDYKIPFVDLNMKSYNTYNNTYKGMMDSYVKKFLYMQLDAGLYPNYPNGSNDGNTHFQEMGSMGHGTMIAEELERGVNDTFLSPESKAELTKLVSALRPRYKVTVKANIATKGAITQNQSFPGGSPMTLRVAPASGETFEYWADENCKKISSNKLYYGFKTPNHNTTYTAMFKGGSACVANSATENESSSSVAPESSSSEIPQFSSAVVECSNLKGIKAWPSPIDMANPDKGDGTTDTNHEGYVGKGFFNLTNDISSTATYKLTSDRSATNARVMVRYAFDGTENRDMKIKIDAVTYDIKLPPTGGWDIWDTAYVEDVWLDAVDFDMVLYSTTNNGGPNVDMVSFTNEAVHRVGCPVAEVLRDSSGTQDPEKGTTIAATMQKNQMVFNPRDFTFRSAGGLARIQIMNALGKTVLDETRMVSAGNKAILQGGAQLSAGRYYLRIELDGKNAIFAHFAVSGE